The Bacteroidetes bacterium SB0662_bin_6 DNA window AGCCGCTTCTCTTTGGGCGCATCGCCCCGCTTCGCCAGCCCGATAATCACCACATGCACATGCGCCATGCCCCTTGCATCCGAACCCCAGGCGAATGTCCGGTGCGCGAACGCGATCTCCAGTCCGCAGCGGCCAAACAGGATCGGCCAGAGTTGCGCCACCTGCTCGCCCTGCGTAATGGAATTGGTGGCCACGAAACCGATCTGCGCCGGACTCTTCTGCACGTATTCTCCGGCCCGGATGAACCATGCGGTTACGTAGTCGAGCGTGCCGCCGCTCTTGCCCAGCGCCGCGATCCGCCGCACCTGTGCCCGCTGCTCCGCCGACTGGAGCTTGGCCCCCCCGAACGGCGGATTGCCAAGCACATACGAACAGTTCTCCGGCGGCAATACGCCACTCCAATCCATTTCCAGCGCATCCCCATGCACGATGTGCGGAGACGTCTCCAGCGGGATGCGCACGTACGTCTCCCCGAATTCCAGGCTCAGGCGGTTGTTCATGATGTGATCCATCATCCACAGGGCCACCTCGGCGATCCGTGCCGGAAATTCCCCCAGCTCGATCCCGTAGAATTGATCGACATTCACCACTGAAAGCAGATCGACCAGCGCATCGATCTGCCTTCGGGGCCGGGTTTCTTTCAGCACCTCGATTTCCAGGGCGCGCAACTCCCGGTAAGCGATAATCAGGAAGTTGCCGCAGCCGCAGGCGGGATCAAGGAAGCGCAGTTTGCCGAGCCGCTGCTGGAAAGCGAGCAGTTCCGGAAGGCGGCGGCTGTCCCTGCGGGCCTTGAGCCGGGCGAACTCCGCCCGAAGATCGTCGAGAAAGAGCGGTTCGATGACCTTGAGAATGTTCTTCTCGGTGGTGTAGTGCGCGCCCTGCCTTCGCCGCTCGTCCTTGTCCATGACGGACTGGAACAGGGAGCCGAAGATGGCGGGGGAGATGTTCGACCAGTCGAACCGGCAGGCGTCGAGCAGGCGCTCCCGCATGGAGGCGTCGAAAGAGGGAATCTGGAGCCATCCGTCGAACAGGTCCCCATTCACGTAGGGGAAGCGGCCGAGGTCCTCGTCGAGATTGCTGGCGCGTTCGTCTTCCGGCGTATCGAGGATCTGGAAGAGGTGGGCGAGCTGTCCGCCGAGGTCCGAACCGTCTTCCGATGTGCGGTTCTCCAGCAGATCGAGGAAAATGTCCCGGGGTTCGAAGATGCCCGTGTCGTCCGCGAAGAGGCAGAACACGATGCGGACGAGGAACTGCTCCAGATCGTGCCCCTTGTAGCCGGAGGCTTCGAGGGCGTCGTGGAGCTTGCCCACTCGTTCGGCGGCCTCGATATTGACGGGGTCCTGATCCTTGAACGAGCGCTTCTGTACGCCGAGGATGAAGCCGAACTTCTCTACATGCGCGGGCAGGTCTTCGAGCGCAAAGGATACATGCTCTCGCTCGTCCCGATCGTACAGTTCGAACGTCTGGAAATCGCTGACCAGAATGTAGCGTGGCCGATCCTGGTTGCGAAGCGCATCGAAATACTCGCCGGCCTGATCATAGGCTTTAGCAAGGTTGCGCCCCGCGCTTTTTTGCTCGACTATCAGGACGCCCGGCCAGAACAGGTCGATAAATCCACGGGCATCGCCCAGCCTCTTCACATTTTCCTCATAACGGGCTACGCTGCGGCGCTCAACCCCGAATATCCGGAAGAAGCTATCGTAGAAACTTTGCGTTTCTCCCTTTTCATAACCTGCGTCTTCCCATTCACGGGCGAAGTCCGCCGCGCGGGAGCGTATTTCATTCCAGGACAGGCGCATGCGTTGGGGCGCGTGGCTTCAGGGACTCATCGGGTGCGTCGACGCGAAACAAGGTCGCAATCCTGTGTCTTAATTGCTTCGGAATCTTGTTCGGCCGAATCGGAGCGCCTTTTTAATGGGCCAGTTTATAGGCTAGTTTATAGGCCAGTTTATAGGCCAGTTTATAGGCTAGTTTCTTGGGTAGCTTCTACGTTCCACATAAAGGTTTATCTATTATAAATGGTCGTCATCCATAATCTCCCAGCGCCCCTTCCTGGTGGACCCGACACGGCGGATGCGACCTGCTTTTCTGAGATTAGCAAGGTGATACTTGACGCCGGAAAGAGTGATTCCTATGTGTTCTGCCAAGGCTTTTCTGGTGAGTTCCGGATCCTCGCGCAATAAGGCAAGGATCTTTTCCTGGGTGGTCGCCGCCGATGCTTCGAAAGTGCCATCACCGGGTCCAATGCTGTCACGGTAAGCCTTTGAAAACGGAAAATCGATCCATAATCCGTCCGATTCCACCCGTATGTCCGGCTCGGGCGTATCCGCCTCGCGACAGGCCTCGAGGATACGCTGAATTCCTCTGCCCCAGGTTTCGATTTCTCCGGCTCGAAAAAAGGCATTCGCCACATCCGGATTGAAGGGTTGGGAAGGATGCCGGCCCAGTAATTTTTCCAGCGACCAACCCTCGGGCAATTCCCCGGGATTCCATATCTGTAACCGGTCGGCGTATATCCGAATTTGTATGTGTGCGGGAATGGCGTAATCCCGATGGACGATGGCATTCAACACCGCTTCCCGCAACGCCCTTTCCGGTACCGGATAGGTCTCAATGCGCTGGATACCTTCGTAACTAATGGTGGCCTTGAGGTACTTGGTCAGCAACAGGTCCATCGTTGTATTGACCTGCATGAACAGATTGCCACATATCTCGTCCTGATACCGCAGGTCGGTCTCGCCCTCAAAATAGCCAATCCTGACCGCTGCCCCGGTAAAGAAGCGTTCAGGATCTGGATGAAACAGGAGGATGGCAGCTCGTTTGAGATATCGTCCCTCTGTCAGCCGCAATTTTTCAATCAGTCCAACATTATCCTCGTCGAGTACATCCTTTTCCAGACGGTTGGTGTGGGTTGCCCGCTTGCGGAATCTGATCAAACTTTCGGCATCCAGGTCGCCAACCCCCACGCGCGGAACCGGTGCTGCATCCCAGCGCTTTCCCGTTTTTCCCAGCAGGAAGCGATCAAGAGCCGCGCCCGTGAGCACCTGCTTGGTACTGCCGCTTCGATAGTGATACTTGCCGCGATAGCTGATCGCCACCGGATACGGTTCGACCACAATCTGTACGTATGATTGCCCATTCTCCTCCAGAAGATTAATGTCGGCCACAATTCCGAGCAGGTCGCGGAGTTTGTTGGGTAACTCTTCCATTAACCGTTCAGCGTTGTCGAGCCCCACCATTTTCCCCTTGTCGTTGCGGCCCACTTCCAGCACGCCGCCCTGCGCATTAGCGAAAGCGCACAGCCACTCCAAGTACTTATCGTGCCAGGACTCTTTCCATTCGGTGTGCTGATCCTCGTTCATGCGCTTTTCTCCACTGGGCGTTTACTGAACGCTATACGTTTGGACTTGGAATCTCATCGGGTGCGTCGACGCGAAACAAGGTCGCAAACCTGTGTCTTAATTGCTTCGGAATTTGTTGAAGTGGGTCGGGGCGCCGCTGTCCGGCATAGCATCTACGTTGTTTGGAAAGCAGCTTTCCATTAGCGATGGCGACCTATACACACTAAAACTAAACGGATTAACCCCCGATCTATATGGAATACACACAATGATTAGGGTAGTATACAATTGTCATAATTAGAGGCCGGACCTCGAAGGCCACGAGCGCATTCGCCCGTGTATGACATATCTGCGGCAGACCCCCATTCTGGCTTCATTCTAACCCTTTCTTAAAAGAATCACAGTCGGGCCGTCTCGGTCTGAGTACACCGAGATCCGAAAAAATCTGTACAAGACCATGAAGATTGTAACCCCGATGTTTTTGGTGTGCCTGCTGGTGTTTGCAGGTGTATTCTCCGGAGCGCGCCCAGCCTTTGCACAGTTCGATGAAGTCTGCCCGAGACCGGCTGAGTTTCCGGCCCTGGACCCGAACGCAGCAACGGCTGAAAAGGTGGAGAATGGCGAGGCCACCCTGACAGAATTCGTCACCGATTATTTCACGTACGCACTGCAAGTCAGCGCTTCTCCGCTGGCGGCCGGGTACTTCGGATGTGCTTTGACGCATGAGGGACCCTGGAATTACGGCTCCACCTACATTGCTACCATGACCCCCAGAGGCACGCTGGTTCTGCACGGCAAGGATATACTTTTGTCGGGCGGAGTGGTCGACTCTACTATGCTCCGGATAGTCAGCGAGGCAGCTTCTGCATCGCTGGGTGGCAGTACTTTCGAGTTTGAGGGCGACGACGGCTACGCGCTCTCTTACTTTAACCCCGATGGCAGCGCGGCCTTCCTGACTGCCGGCCTTGATATTCAGGAATCCCATCTCGTGGAAGACGCCGTCGATCCCGGCGATCCCCCAGCCGTAACGGCCCGCGATGTAAAGGACCGCGAGACACTGAAGGCTTTCGTGAACGGGGCACTGGATTACATGCGGGGCCTCTATGAAACAGAAGGTTTTGATGCCACTCTTAGAGTAAAGAGGATATTGCGGGATACGACCGGATACTGGAGATACGGCCCCACCTACCTCTTTGTCATCGATCTCACCGGCTATACATTCTTTCACGGGGCGTTCCCGGAGAAATACGAGCTCCGGGCTCCCACGAATACGCTCAGAGACGCCGTTACCGGAGAGCTTATTCTGCCTCAGATTATCGCGGCAGCGACCAACAACGAAGAGGGAGGCTTCGTCGAGTATCATTTCGACAATCCCGATGACGACACCGACAGTGCCGAAATTCCCAAGGTGACCTTCGCCCGCCAGTATGAAGTTACATTCACCCTCCCCAATGGTAACCCGGCATCCCTTAAAGCCATCATCGGCGCCGGCATATATGAGGATGCAGTGGCGGCGTGCCCGAGGCCGGATGGCATTCCGGCTCTGAACCCGAATGCAGCAACCGCTGAACAGGTGGAGAACGGCGATGCCACCCTTACACAATTCGTGACCGGTTTGTTAACATACGGGGCGCAAATCCGGGGCTCGCGAAGGTCGTTCGGGTACATCGGATGTCTCGCAACACATGAGGGCCCCTGGAATTTTGGTTCTACCTATTTGGTAACCATGACATCTGCCGGCAGACTGGTTTTGCATGGGCAGGATGTGCTTTTGACGGGCGGACTGCTTGATTCTCCTGTTTTCGGGTCGATCGCCGCGGCAGCGTCTGCGTCGCCAATTGGAAGTGCTTTCGAGTTTGAGGGCGACGACGGCTACGCCTTCCCTTCCATGCAACCCGACGGTAGCCAGGGCATCGCAACCATTGGCCTCGATATCCGGGAATCTCATCTCGTGGAAGAAACGCTCGATCCCGGCGCTGCTCCAGCCGTAACAGCCCGCGATGTAACGGACCGCGAAAGCCTGCAGGCTTTTGTGAACGGGGCGGCGGATTACCTTGAAGAACTCTATGCCGCAGGAGGACTTGACGCCATCCTGAAAGTAAAGAAGATATTGCGGGATATGACCGGGTACTGGAGACACGGCCCCACCTACCTCTTTATCATGGATCGTAACGGCTACACACTCTTTCATGGGGCGTTTCCAGAGAAGTACGAGTTGCAGGCTCCCACGGAGACCCTCAGGGACGCTGTTACCGACGAGCTTATTCTACCGAAGATTATCGCGGCGGCGACGAGCGACGAAGAGGGAGGCTTCGTCGAGTATCATTTCGACAATCCCGATGACGACACCGACAGCGCTGAAATACCCAAGGTGACCTTCGCCCTCGAGCGTGAATTTATATACGTCTTTCCTGATAGTACCGAAAGACCCTTTGACCTCATCATAGGCGCCGGCATATATGAGGATGACGTAACGTCGGTCGAGCCTGTGGACGGAGAAATTCCCGCAGCCTTCGCGCTGGAGCAGAACTATCCGAACCCGTTCAATCCCTCCACAATGATCGAGTTCTCGCTCAAGCGGGCGCAGGCCGTCACGCTGACGGTCTATGACGTGCTCGGTCGCAAGGTCCGCGTGCTGACCGACGGCGTGCAGCCCGCGGGCCGCTACAGTGTCTCTTTCCATGGAGCGGGTCTGGCCGGGGGTACGTACCTGTACGTCTTGCGTACTGAACAGCACGTTTCTGTAAAGAAGATGACCTTGCTCAAATAGTTTTGTCACGCCGGTGCAGGAAATAATAATCGCCCGGCTTCGGATTGCTCGTAGGGATCGGTGAAATCAATTTCGGCGTGGAGCGTGTCGCGCGCAGTCACACAGCAAAAGCCGCGCGTCGAAGCTTTCCCGACGACAATTCAAGGATGTTGGGCGCTGGACTTCGTGAGACGGTCGGCCAATTCTCGGACGACGGGATCTGGGCCACCAGAAGATCAGAACATCCCGTTGTCGTTTGCCGCAGTGTCGGGAATGACCTGTAGCACGTCCCAATGCTCCACAATCTTGCCTCCACTGTCGAACCGGAAGATGTCGATGCCGGCATAGTCGCGATCGGCGGGCCAGTGCTGGTAGCAGTGCAAGACAACAAGGTCGCCTTCGGCAATCGCACGCTTGAACTCTACTCGCTTGCCGGGATACTCTCTCGCCATGCGCTCGAAGTAGTCGATGAAGGCTTGTTTGCCGTCGCCGACGCCCGGATTGTGCTGCGTGTATGTTCCTCCGACGTACTGCGCGATGGCGTCGCGGGGCCGGCACTTGTTGAACATCAGGTCATAGAATGCCATGGCATCCCGCTTCATTTGGTCTGTGCGGCTATCCATTGCTCCTGATTTCCTCCCGTAAGTCAACTTATCGGTCTTCGCGCTGATGACGCTTCTATTGGGACTTATATCGTAAAGTAACCATTTCCGATCAGGCAGAGAAAAACAAGTGATGCCAGTCAACAGGCATAAGCCAGAGCGGTGGAAACAGGATATTGCGCAGTCTGTAGACATGTACAGCGACTGGTTCATTTCCCCGCGTCCAGACAATCGCATGCCTGCTATGATGTCTGCTTACCCGTTCATCCGCATTGCAATGGGTTTGTCTGCAGCACTCATTGCGCTCATGACGATGATCCCCGTACAGGCGCAGACGACTTCCGCTACCTATACGGTGACGTTCCAGGGCAACTGGACTACCGCCAGCACCCCCGGCGGAGTGGTGGGTGGCGCGCACTTTACCACGCTGGTCGGTGCGGTACACAATGACATGGTGACATTCTGGGAGTCCGGCGGTACTGCCACTGCCGGCGTCGAGTTGGTAGCGGAAATAGGTGGTACGAGCACCTTCGAATCCGAAGTCGCTGCGGCAGGCGCGAATGCTTCTCTCGTCAAGCAAAGCATCGGCGGCACGGGAACCTCTAAAGCTACGTTCGATATCGAGGTCACAAGCGATCGCCCGCTGTTCACCCTGCTGTCGATGATCGGCCCCAGCCCGGACTGGTTCGTCGGCGTTTCCGGCTTGTCCCTGCTCAATGTTCAGAACCAATGGTTGTCGTTGCGTGAGGTCGATCTGTTTCCGTACGATGCCGGGACCGAGGACGGATCCGAATTCAGGCTGAGTAATGATGCTACCTCGCCTCAAGGAACGATCACGAGCATCAAGGGAACGGGCAAGTTCTCCAACGAACCCATGGCGATGCTCTCGTTCGAGCGGCAAGGGACGGACAACGACCCGGGCGGAGGTGGCGGCGGAGGCGGACCATCAGGGCCGAGCGAACGGGACTTGACGTTTAATTACCCTCACAACTTTAATGCGGAGGAACGAGACGGCTTTATAAATGTGCAGTGGTCAGAACCTGCGTACCCTGACGTAATAGATTCTTTGGAATACAAGGTTCAAGAGGGATGGTTTACAAGCGCAGCCTATGATCTTGGCGATGTGGTTATCCCGTGGACGCGCATTGATAAGGCTACTACAAGCCTGGATATTGACATTTATGCGCTGGCGCCGGACACGAAGCACATCTTCTTCATACGTTCGGTAATGGCGGAGCGGGTT harbors:
- a CDS encoding class I SAM-dependent DNA methyltransferase → MRLSWNEIRSRAADFAREWEDAGYEKGETQSFYDSFFRIFGVERRSVARYEENVKRLGDARGFIDLFWPGVLIVEQKSAGRNLAKAYDQAGEYFDALRNQDRPRYILVSDFQTFELYDRDEREHVSFALEDLPAHVEKFGFILGVQKRSFKDQDPVNIEAAERVGKLHDALEASGYKGHDLEQFLVRIVFCLFADDTGIFEPRDIFLDLLENRTSEDGSDLGGQLAHLFQILDTPEDERASNLDEDLGRFPYVNGDLFDGWLQIPSFDASMRERLLDACRFDWSNISPAIFGSLFQSVMDKDERRRQGAHYTTEKNILKVIEPLFLDDLRAEFARLKARRDSRRLPELLAFQQRLGKLRFLDPACGCGNFLIIAYRELRALEIEVLKETRPRRQIDALVDLLSVVNVDQFYGIELGEFPARIAEVALWMMDHIMNNRLSLEFGETYVRIPLETSPHIVHGDALEMDWSGVLPPENCSYVLGNPPFGGAKLQSAEQRAQVRRIAALGKSGGTLDYVTAWFIRAGEYVQKSPAQIGFVATNSITQGEQVAQLWPILFGRCGLEIAFAHRTFAWGSDARGMAHVHVVIIGLAKRGDAPKEKRLFSYDDPKGEPHESGHAVLSPYLFDAGGLADPRVVVRSESRPINGMGKLITGSKPIDNGLYIFDSDERSAFLASEPEATPFLRPFVGAREYLQGGKRWILALHDAGPNILGQLPHVRERIVAVREYRRASKSKPTLKLADTPTLYHVNVLPEAPFLVVPQVSSERREYVPIGWLEPPVIPSDKLRLLPNATLTDFALLTSTMHMAWMRAITGRLESRYMYSVGVVYNTFPLPPGFHTNSPSIAKLEPLAQAVLDARTAHPDATLADLYDPDLMPPNLRKAHQALDRAVDRLYRRNRFASERERVEYLLGLYEKMMEPLVVRGKGETVRA
- a CDS encoding winged helix-turn-helix transcriptional regulator; amino-acid sequence: MNEDQHTEWKESWHDKYLEWLCAFANAQGGVLEVGRNDKGKMVGLDNAERLMEELPNKLRDLLGIVADINLLEENGQSYVQIVVEPYPVAISYRGKYHYRSGSTKQVLTGAALDRFLLGKTGKRWDAAPVPRVGVGDLDAESLIRFRKRATHTNRLEKDVLDEDNVGLIEKLRLTEGRYLKRAAILLFHPDPERFFTGAAVRIGYFEGETDLRYQDEICGNLFMQVNTTMDLLLTKYLKATISYEGIQRIETYPVPERALREAVLNAIVHRDYAIPAHIQIRIYADRLQIWNPGELPEGWSLEKLLGRHPSQPFNPDVANAFFRAGEIETWGRGIQRILEACREADTPEPDIRVESDGLWIDFPFSKAYRDSIGPGDGTFEASAATTQEKILALLREDPELTRKALAEHIGITLSGVKYHLANLRKAGRIRRVGSTRKGRWEIMDDDHL
- a CDS encoding T9SS type A sorting domain-containing protein, translating into MKIVTPMFLVCLLVFAGVFSGARPAFAQFDEVCPRPAEFPALDPNAATAEKVENGEATLTEFVTDYFTYALQVSASPLAAGYFGCALTHEGPWNYGSTYIATMTPRGTLVLHGKDILLSGGVVDSTMLRIVSEAASASLGGSTFEFEGDDGYALSYFNPDGSAAFLTAGLDIQESHLVEDAVDPGDPPAVTARDVKDRETLKAFVNGALDYMRGLYETEGFDATLRVKRILRDTTGYWRYGPTYLFVIDLTGYTFFHGAFPEKYELRAPTNTLRDAVTGELILPQIIAAATNNEEGGFVEYHFDNPDDDTDSAEIPKVTFARQYEVTFTLPNGNPASLKAIIGAGIYEDAVAACPRPDGIPALNPNAATAEQVENGDATLTQFVTGLLTYGAQIRGSRRSFGYIGCLATHEGPWNFGSTYLVTMTSAGRLVLHGQDVLLTGGLLDSPVFGSIAAAASASPIGSAFEFEGDDGYAFPSMQPDGSQGIATIGLDIRESHLVEETLDPGAAPAVTARDVTDRESLQAFVNGAADYLEELYAAGGLDAILKVKKILRDMTGYWRHGPTYLFIMDRNGYTLFHGAFPEKYELQAPTETLRDAVTDELILPKIIAAATSDEEGGFVEYHFDNPDDDTDSAEIPKVTFALEREFIYVFPDSTERPFDLIIGAGIYEDDVTSVEPVDGEIPAAFALEQNYPNPFNPSTMIEFSLKRAQAVTLTVYDVLGRKVRVLTDGVQPAGRYSVSFHGAGLAGGTYLYVLRTEQHVSVKKMTLLK
- a CDS encoding T9SS type A sorting domain-containing protein; amino-acid sequence: MPVNRHKPERWKQDIAQSVDMYSDWFISPRPDNRMPAMMSAYPFIRIAMGLSAALIALMTMIPVQAQTTSATYTVTFQGNWTTASTPGGVVGGAHFTTLVGAVHNDMVTFWESGGTATAGVELVAEIGGTSTFESEVAAAGANASLVKQSIGGTGTSKATFDIEVTSDRPLFTLLSMIGPSPDWFVGVSGLSLLNVQNQWLSLREVDLFPYDAGTEDGSEFRLSNDATSPQGTITSIKGTGKFSNEPMAMLSFERQGTDNDPGGGGGGGGPSGPSERDLTFNYPHNFNAEERDGFINVQWSEPAYPDVIDSLEYKVQEGWFTSAAYDLGDVVIPWTRIDKATTSLDIDIYALAPDTKHIFFIRSVMAERVSSATRTNLPVVHYSAVSVEGAELPAEVELSQNYPNPFNPQTTIDYALPQAGDVSLVVYDLAGRIVSTLIDGIQPAGHHEVRFNAGDLPTGTYLYRLRTGAETVTRTMTLMR